A portion of the Scylla paramamosain isolate STU-SP2022 chromosome 2, ASM3559412v1, whole genome shotgun sequence genome contains these proteins:
- the LOC135109682 gene encoding DNA polymerase kappa-like: MAVTKKSELKGTMDASSGPKNLSLNTHKAGMEGLDTEKINEIIKRASEGSRFYQHKQKHQQHLNEKLEVMKKEAASFTKEQTEKATKQMDQLIQELEAERDLSHTIVHVDMDMFYAAVEMRDDPSLRDKPMAVGSTGMLSTSNYAARKFGVRAAMPGFIGKKLCPELTIVPPNFSKYRAVSQEVREVFSHYDPGFSPMSLDEAYLDITDYLQKNSSLYVDEDDGDNHEQLAQAVVNEMRHKIEVKTQLTASAGIAANTRLAKVCSDLNKPNGQYYLPPDRDRILEFISSLPIRKVSGIGNVMEQHLQALDITQCGHLMEKRGLLKLLFSETNYENFLTIALGLGHSTLSAWTERDRKSISTETTFKGTSDRQTLFKLSVDLCQELAEDMQEKDIVGKVLTLKFKTIDFQIRTRAQTLSEATRCPEVMAAGIKRLLLHEMNVATEQPLSLRLLGVRMSSLMYSSEVGQRRQATLTQMFSQAAQPKASSSTTFSQSEQESHHSQKEIIMENVMIKSDNTLERSSPVTAKTDFSQKKDISIENFLSKPKPSKPAEEPTRTEVYECSVCEELVHVESLEEFNKHLDTCLEIHSSPSLRKSSIDNNSFKDDTGIQKNSEQSVESEESSEDNEIPSDVFHLNNCESNIDPTTSSLNQNFLCPVCEQRSFCDMTALNKHMDECLNKSAISELLQESSHQQETTRPKKTEMAKNQSSRKRKGNAESHIHKKTKSGFNTLDRYFSS; encoded by the exons ATGGCTGTCACAAAAAAATCAGAACTGAAGGGAACAATGGATGCCTCATCTGGACCCAAGAacctctctctcaacactcacAAGGCTGGTATGGAGG GTCTTGACACTGAGAAGATCAATGAAATCATCAAACGTGCTTCTGAGGGGTCACGCTTttatcaacacaaacaaaaacatcagcagCATCTTAATGAGAAACTGGAGGTCATGAAGAAGGAAGCAGCTTCCTTCACAAAAGAGCAGACTGAGAAAGCCACTAAGCAG ATGGACCAGCTGATACAGGAGCTGGAGGCTGAGCGGGATCTGAGCCACACTATTGTACATGTTGACATGGATATGTTTTATGCTGCTGTGGAGATGCGGGATGATCCATCTCTGAG GGACAAACCCATGGCAGTGGGCAGCACAGGCATGCTCAGCACCAGCAACTATGCTGCCCGCAAATTTGGGGTGCGGGCTGCCATGCCAGGATTCATCGGCAAGAAGCTGTGCCCTGAGCTGACGATTGTACCTCCAAACTTTTCCAAGTACAGAGCAGTGAGTCAGGAGGTTCGGGAAGTGTTCTCCCATTACGACCCTGGGTTCAGCCCCATGTCCCTGGATGAGGCTTATCTTGACATCACGGACTATCTCCAGAAAAACTCATCCCTTTatgtggatgaggatgatg GAGACAACCATGAGCAGTTGGCACAGGCAGTGGTAAATGAAATGAGGCACAAAATAGAGGTCAAAACTCAGCTCACAGCAAGTGCAG GTATTGCTGCCAACACACGACTGGCCAAAGTCTGTAGTGACTTAAACAAACCCAATGGCCAGTATTACCTTCCTCCAGACCGTGACCGCATCCTTGAGTTCATATCCTCCTTGCCCATTCGTAAG GTATCTGGCATTGGGAATGTGATGGAGCAGCACCTCCAAGCACTGGACATCACACAGTGTGGCCACCTTATGGAAAAACGAGGGCTTCTTAAACTTCTCTTCTCTGAAACAAATTATGAAAACTTCCTCACCATAGCACTTGGTCTGGGTCACTCAACCCTCTCTGCCTGGACTGAAAGAGACCGAAAGTCCATCAGCACAGAGACCACCTTCAAGGGAACGTCTGATAGACAAACTTTATTTAAATTATCTGTAGACTTGTGTCAAGAGTTAGCAGAGGACATGCAAGAGAAGGACATTGTTGGAAAGGTGTTGACACTTAAATTTAAAACAATAGATTTCCAGATAAGGACCCGTGCCCAGACCCTTAGTGAGGCCACCCGCTGCCCTGAGGTCATGGCTGCTGGCATCAAACGACTCCTCCTGCATGAGATGAATGTAGCAACAGAACAACCTCTCTCCCTAAGGTTGCTGGGTGTGCGCATGTCCTCTTTAATGTACTCTTCAGAAGTGGGCCAGAGACGCCAGGCTACACTCACCCAGATGTTCTCCCAAGCTGCACAACCCAAGGCATCTTCCTCAACTACATTTTCTCAAAGCGAACAAGAATCCCATCACtcacagaaagaaataataatggaaaatgtGATGATTAAATCAGACAATACCCTGGAAAGGAGCTCACCAGTGACAGCAAAGACAGACTTTTCTCAGAAAAAAGATATTTCAATAGAAAACTTCCTATCAAAGCCTAAACCATCAAAACCAGCAGAAGAACCCACAAGGACAGAAGTGTATGAATGTTCAGTATGTGAGGAACTGGTTCATGTAGAGAGCTTAGAAGAATTCAACAAACACCTTGATACTTGTCTCGAGATccactcttctccctctctacgAAAATCTAGCATAGACAACAATAGTTTTAAGGACGATACAGGTATCCAGAAAAATTCAGAACAAAGTGtagaaagtgaagaaagtaGTGAAGACAATGAAATTCCCAGTGATGTATTCCACTTGAACAATTGTGAGAGTAACATTGATCCCACCACCTCTAGCTTGAATCAGAACTTCCTATGTCCTGTGTGTGAGCAGAGGAGCTTCTGTGACATGACAGCCCTTAACAAACATATGGATGAATGCCTCAATAAAAGTGCTATCAGTGAACTTCTTCAGGAAAGCAGTCATCAACAAGAAACTACCAGACCCAAGAAGACAGAAATGGCCAAAAATCAAagcagtaggaagaggaaagggaatgcAGAGTCTCATATccataaaaaaactaaaagtgGATTCAATACCCTGGATAGATATTTTAGCTCTTGA